Proteins from a genomic interval of Cheilinus undulatus linkage group 15, ASM1832078v1, whole genome shotgun sequence:
- the mfsd9 gene encoding major facilitator superfamily domain-containing protein 9 isoform X1 yields MNNQKCSTLFQKPRGRTRIIQCIYVVGFMDLFGVSMIIPLLSHHVKALGASPTVAGIVGSTYGILQLFSSTIVGSWSDVVGRRYSLLTCLLLSACGYGLLGMSTSIALFVLARIPVGLFKHSLSICRALLSDLVSDSERPLVMGYFNAASSVGFILGPVVGGYLTEHEGGFYTSSFMCATIFLINAGLVWMLPWSEALNCRNDTDSSNNTSKGCHDNNCRKLIQNGSHANEHRPVFAAETNHSSRPAGKHPGGIRWREVSLLQPIWNQLSSVGSKIHMVASSDMWDLFLVRLLMAVSIMLYYSNFSLAMEERFSLKPKVTGYLISYSSTLGALAGFLVGPVTQLYGNNMPALLLHSTVLTCLLIFLYASAAGVWLVVLTSTFFAISTSIGRTCITDLELQRGGVQASGTLIGAGQSVTAVGRVLAPLLSGLAQEFSPCGPPSLGVVLALAAVGLLLIRIPKWDGRGMTKAKL; encoded by the exons ATGAACAACCAGAAATGTAGCACTTTATTTCAGAAACCGAGGGGACGGACGAGAATAATACAATGTATCTACGTGGTGGGCTTCATG GATTTGTTTGGGGTGAGCATGATCATCCCACTGTTGAGCCATCATGTGAAAGCTCTTGGAGCAAGTCCCACCGTGGCTGGTATAGTAG GATCAACATATGGGATCTTACAGCTCTTCTCAAGCACAATAGTT GGCAGCTGGAGTGATGTTGTGGGACGGCGGTACTCTCTGCTAACCTGCCTGCTGCTAAGTGCATGCGGCTATGGCCTGCTTGGGATGTCCACCAGCattgctctgtttgtcctcGCACGGATACCTGTGG ggctgttcaAGCACTCCCTATCCATCTGCAGAGCCCTGCTGTCTGACCTGGTGTCAGACTCAGAGCGCCCCCTGGTGATGGGATACTTTAATGCAGCCTCTAGTGTTGGCTTCATCCTGGGTCCAGTTGTTGGTGGCTACCTAACAGAGCATGAAGGCGGTTTTTATACCTCCTCCTTTATGTGTGCCACCATCTTTCTGATTAATGCAG GCCTGGTGTGGATGCTACCCTGGAGTGAAGCCCTAAATTGCCGTAATGACACTGATTCCAGCAACAACACAAGTAAAGGTTGTCATGACAACAACTGCAGGAAGTTGATTCAGAATGGCTCTCATGCAAATGAACACCGCCCAGTGTTTGCAGCAGAGACCAATCACAGCTCCAGACCTGCAGGGAAGCACCCAGGTGGCATCAGGTGGAGGGAGGTGTCTCTGCTTCAGCCTATCTGGAACCAGCTCTCCTCAGTGGGCTCAAAGATCCACATGGTGGCCTCCTCAGACATGTGGGACCTCTTCCTGGTGCGCCTCCTCATGGCTGTATCTATCATGCTTTACTACAGTAACTTCTCCTTGGCAATGGAGGAGCGTTTCTCTCTCAAACCAAAGGTGACAGGGTACCTCATCAGCTACAGCAGCACCTTAGGGGCCCTGGCTGGGTTCCTAGTGGGTCCTGTCACCCAGCTGTATGGAAACAACatgcctgctctgctgcttCACTCAACAGTTCTCACCTGCCTGCTCATTTTCTTGTACGCATCTGCAGCCGGAGTGTGGCTGGTGGTGCTCACCTCCACCTTCTTTGCCATTTCCACCTCTATCGGACGGACGTGTATCACAGATctggagctgcagagaggaggGGTCCAGGCCAGTGGGACTCTGATAGGAGCAGGGCAGTCGGTCACAGCCGTTGGCCGGGTCCTGGCCCCTCTTCTTTCTGGTCTGGCCCAGGAGTTCAGCCCGTGTGGTCCCCCTAGTCTGGGAGtggtgttagctttagcagctgtAGGTTTACTACTTATCAGGATCCCCAAATGGGATGGGAGGGGGATGACAAAAGCCAAACTCTGA
- the mfsd9 gene encoding major facilitator superfamily domain-containing protein 9 isoform X2, which produces MYLRGGLHGFVWGEHDHPTVEPSCESSWSKSHRGWYSRINIWDLTALLKHNSWLFKHSLSICRALLSDLVSDSERPLVMGYFNAASSVGFILGPVVGGYLTEHEGGFYTSSFMCATIFLINAGLVWMLPWSEALNCRNDTDSSNNTSKGCHDNNCRKLIQNGSHANEHRPVFAAETNHSSRPAGKHPGGIRWREVSLLQPIWNQLSSVGSKIHMVASSDMWDLFLVRLLMAVSIMLYYSNFSLAMEERFSLKPKVTGYLISYSSTLGALAGFLVGPVTQLYGNNMPALLLHSTVLTCLLIFLYASAAGVWLVVLTSTFFAISTSIGRTCITDLELQRGGVQASGTLIGAGQSVTAVGRVLAPLLSGLAQEFSPCGPPSLGVVLALAAVGLLLIRIPKWDGRGMTKAKL; this is translated from the exons ATGTATCTACGTGGTGGGCTTCATG GATTTGTTTGGGGTGAGCATGATCATCCCACTGTTGAGCCATCATGTGAAAGCTCTTGGAGCAAGTCCCACCGTGGCTGGTATAGTAG GATCAACATATGGGATCTTACAGCTCTTCTCAAGCACAATAGTT ggctgttcaAGCACTCCCTATCCATCTGCAGAGCCCTGCTGTCTGACCTGGTGTCAGACTCAGAGCGCCCCCTGGTGATGGGATACTTTAATGCAGCCTCTAGTGTTGGCTTCATCCTGGGTCCAGTTGTTGGTGGCTACCTAACAGAGCATGAAGGCGGTTTTTATACCTCCTCCTTTATGTGTGCCACCATCTTTCTGATTAATGCAG GCCTGGTGTGGATGCTACCCTGGAGTGAAGCCCTAAATTGCCGTAATGACACTGATTCCAGCAACAACACAAGTAAAGGTTGTCATGACAACAACTGCAGGAAGTTGATTCAGAATGGCTCTCATGCAAATGAACACCGCCCAGTGTTTGCAGCAGAGACCAATCACAGCTCCAGACCTGCAGGGAAGCACCCAGGTGGCATCAGGTGGAGGGAGGTGTCTCTGCTTCAGCCTATCTGGAACCAGCTCTCCTCAGTGGGCTCAAAGATCCACATGGTGGCCTCCTCAGACATGTGGGACCTCTTCCTGGTGCGCCTCCTCATGGCTGTATCTATCATGCTTTACTACAGTAACTTCTCCTTGGCAATGGAGGAGCGTTTCTCTCTCAAACCAAAGGTGACAGGGTACCTCATCAGCTACAGCAGCACCTTAGGGGCCCTGGCTGGGTTCCTAGTGGGTCCTGTCACCCAGCTGTATGGAAACAACatgcctgctctgctgcttCACTCAACAGTTCTCACCTGCCTGCTCATTTTCTTGTACGCATCTGCAGCCGGAGTGTGGCTGGTGGTGCTCACCTCCACCTTCTTTGCCATTTCCACCTCTATCGGACGGACGTGTATCACAGATctggagctgcagagaggaggGGTCCAGGCCAGTGGGACTCTGATAGGAGCAGGGCAGTCGGTCACAGCCGTTGGCCGGGTCCTGGCCCCTCTTCTTTCTGGTCTGGCCCAGGAGTTCAGCCCGTGTGGTCCCCCTAGTCTGGGAGtggtgttagctttagcagctgtAGGTTTACTACTTATCAGGATCCCCAAATGGGATGGGAGGGGGATGACAAAAGCCAAACTCTGA